A single window of Sphingobacterium sp. ML3W DNA harbors:
- a CDS encoding TonB-dependent receptor domain-containing protein gives MLSKNHSYPFTFLIAILLFPILTFAQSGKISAVLVDEKTGATINHASASLLTGASQAYLKGAQSDNNGRVTFQGVPDGTFTLRITYVGYAELIKSDIVISNSSNLNLGKLILKPAGEMLNEVVVEGKVPAMQIGIDRKIFNVGESLVSAGGTATDLLANVPTLQVDQDGTVSLRGSNVKILIDGKESAMAGNDVTALLQSLPANSIDKVEIITNPSSKYDAEGQTGIVNIVLKKNIRTGLNGSVNASAGSYDNYMAGLALNYRDKKFNYFGSYNYNRRNMLGGGKVDNTFIGNGSRIYNDSESSRKGKGHNVKAGVDYYLTDQTTVGVSANLSVRNSDRSEDLNYRYFDHPQLSGTSDRNSRQFEDDLGYDLNFDFRHQFKRSGEELTANVSYGNDKEDGTNDFVQFFSGPTSGSGRKNITSENGKVINLQADYVIPFSETSKFETGYRSQIRKSFDTQFSKTLVSDSLSVSNGDYLPDYSISNDFDFTSSVHALYVNYQNKLNDRIGYQIGLRGEQFELKSTYFSKDPEKPEITDGNQDFFRLYPTVFLTYDLDDSGDKLQLSYSRRVQRARGWQINPFPDVTDDMNRRQGNPNLKPEDVHAFELSYAKTFGKVNLVSSAYFNHTNDVIQPYVFRIDSESSTTYSIWENLTSRSLSGFEFISKINATKDFDLTLNLNLIHTSFKANEAYELKARNGFGYNSNLTMNYKFTPTFSAQMRGEYNSSRVMAQGKLNAMKGVDIAIKKDVFNKKASVMFNVRDVFNSRKMKGYTETPELISNFERQWMKRMFTLSVSYRFGSQDLTKSKKKETNNNEISGEEY, from the coding sequence ATGTTATCTAAAAATCATTCCTATCCCTTTACCTTTTTAATTGCGATTTTATTATTTCCAATATTAACGTTCGCGCAATCTGGAAAAATATCTGCGGTACTAGTAGACGAAAAAACTGGTGCTACGATTAATCATGCAAGTGCATCTTTGCTCACTGGAGCTTCTCAAGCTTATTTGAAAGGTGCTCAATCAGACAATAATGGCCGTGTTACTTTTCAAGGTGTGCCTGATGGTACTTTTACATTACGGATCACCTATGTGGGGTACGCTGAACTTATTAAATCGGATATTGTGATATCAAACTCTTCTAACCTTAATCTTGGAAAATTGATTCTTAAGCCTGCCGGTGAGATGCTTAACGAAGTTGTCGTGGAGGGAAAAGTGCCGGCGATGCAAATTGGAATTGATCGAAAGATTTTCAATGTAGGCGAAAGTTTGGTTAGTGCAGGCGGTACGGCAACTGATTTGTTGGCCAATGTACCCACGTTGCAAGTTGATCAAGATGGAACAGTAAGTCTTAGGGGCTCAAATGTTAAAATTCTAATTGATGGCAAGGAATCTGCTATGGCGGGTAACGACGTGACTGCATTGTTACAGAGTCTGCCAGCTAATTCCATTGATAAAGTAGAAATCATTACTAATCCTTCATCAAAATACGATGCAGAAGGGCAGACAGGTATTGTTAATATCGTACTGAAAAAGAATATCCGTACCGGATTAAATGGTTCTGTCAATGCTTCGGCAGGTTCATATGATAATTATATGGCTGGATTGGCCCTTAATTATAGGGATAAGAAGTTTAATTATTTTGGCAGTTATAATTATAATCGCCGAAATATGCTGGGTGGTGGTAAGGTTGACAATACTTTTATAGGGAATGGTAGTCGTATCTATAATGATTCTGAATCTTCTCGTAAAGGTAAGGGGCATAATGTAAAAGCTGGCGTAGATTATTATTTGACCGATCAAACGACTGTGGGTGTATCGGCTAACTTGAGTGTGCGGAATAGTGACCGTTCTGAAGATTTGAATTATCGGTATTTCGATCATCCGCAATTATCGGGAACTAGTGATCGTAACTCTAGACAATTTGAAGACGATTTAGGTTATGATCTGAACTTTGATTTTAGACATCAATTTAAACGGTCGGGAGAAGAGTTGACGGCCAATGTGAGTTATGGTAATGATAAGGAAGATGGAACAAATGATTTTGTACAATTCTTTAGTGGACCTACTTCAGGTAGTGGAAGGAAAAATATAACTTCTGAAAATGGTAAGGTAATCAATCTTCAGGCTGATTATGTGATACCATTCTCGGAAACGAGTAAGTTTGAGACCGGTTACCGATCGCAAATTAGAAAGTCTTTTGATACGCAATTTTCTAAAACTTTAGTTTCTGATTCTTTAAGTGTAAGCAATGGTGATTATTTACCAGATTATTCCATTAGTAATGATTTTGATTTTACAAGTTCTGTCCATGCCTTGTATGTGAATTATCAAAACAAGTTAAATGATAGGATTGGTTACCAGATCGGTTTGCGAGGGGAACAATTTGAGTTAAAATCTACTTATTTTTCAAAAGATCCTGAAAAACCAGAAATAACTGATGGCAACCAAGATTTTTTCAGGTTGTATCCAACTGTATTTTTGACCTATGATCTTGATGATAGCGGCGATAAGTTGCAATTGAGTTACTCTAGAAGAGTACAGCGGGCTAGGGGATGGCAGATAAATCCTTTTCCAGATGTAACGGATGATATGAATCGCCGTCAAGGAAATCCGAATTTGAAACCCGAAGATGTTCATGCTTTTGAACTGAGTTATGCGAAGACGTTTGGTAAAGTGAATTTAGTGAGTTCCGCATATTTTAATCATACAAATGATGTTATACAGCCTTATGTTTTTAGAATAGATTCAGAGAGCAGTACAACATATAGTATTTGGGAAAATTTAACGAGCCGTAGTTTATCTGGTTTTGAATTTATTTCTAAAATCAATGCGACAAAAGATTTTGATTTGACCTTGAATCTGAATCTTATTCATACTAGTTTTAAGGCAAATGAAGCGTATGAGTTGAAAGCTAGAAACGGATTTGGTTACAATTCAAACTTAACGATGAATTATAAATTTACACCTACTTTTTCGGCACAGATGAGAGGCGAGTACAATTCTTCTCGTGTGATGGCACAGGGTAAATTGAATGCGATGAAAGGTGTCGATATTGCTATTAAAAAAGATGTTTTTAATAAGAAAGCTTCGGTGATGTTTAATGTACGTGATGTATTCAATTCTAGAAAGATGAAAGGGTATACAGAGACTCCAGAATTGATTTCTAATTTTGAGAGACAGTGGATGAAGAGAATGTTTACGTTGTCGGTGTCTTATCGCTTTGGTAGTCAAGATTTGACCAAGTCTAAGAAAAAAGAAACTAATAATAATGAAATCAGTGGAGAAGAATATTAA
- a CDS encoding YjjG family noncanonical pyrimidine nucleotidase has product MFKQDKKDIFFDLDHTIWDFDKNAEETLDELYYQYRFDQLFEKEEATEFIETYTVNNHRLWNLYHHGKIDKAELRRARFADTFTALGVDPNLFPKSFEEEYLAICPQKTNLFPHAHETLSYLYTNYNLHLISNGFKEACEVKLAKSDLNKYFKNIFISEVVGVNKPDPRIFNFALDKAAAQTNSSMMIGDNIDADVRGAMNVGMDAVFFNPGQMDKPKDIPYMICDLKELQTIL; this is encoded by the coding sequence ATGTTTAAACAAGATAAAAAAGATATCTTCTTCGATTTGGATCATACCATTTGGGATTTTGACAAAAATGCTGAAGAGACATTGGATGAACTATATTATCAATATCGCTTTGACCAATTATTTGAAAAAGAAGAAGCTACTGAATTTATTGAAACCTATACGGTTAATAATCATCGACTTTGGAATCTATACCATCATGGTAAAATTGATAAAGCAGAATTACGTCGCGCACGTTTTGCTGATACCTTTACAGCATTAGGAGTAGACCCCAACTTATTTCCAAAAAGCTTTGAAGAAGAGTACTTAGCAATTTGCCCTCAAAAAACAAACTTGTTTCCACATGCCCATGAAACCCTGAGCTACCTGTATACCAATTACAATTTACACTTGATTTCAAATGGTTTCAAAGAAGCGTGTGAGGTAAAATTAGCAAAAAGCGATCTCAATAAATATTTCAAAAATATTTTCATTTCAGAGGTAGTGGGTGTAAATAAACCTGATCCCAGAATTTTTAATTTTGCATTAGATAAAGCTGCTGCTCAAACAAATAGCTCTATGATGATTGGTGATAATATCGATGCAGATGTTCGAGGTGCTATGAATGTGGGAATGGATGCTGTTTTCTTCAATCCCGGTCAAATGGATAAACCTAAAGATATACCCTATATGATTTGCGACCTAAAGGAATTGCAAACCATCTTATAA
- a CDS encoding DUF1080 domain-containing protein, producing MKLRTIVLAATMLASTAGVTVAVAQEKKEVPTYKVLDLPKVDLKGFKKNKQGAYVIFDGTSMEGWRGYNKSVIPKKWVIDDGAIRFDSKVNVGDNEGGDLIFAHDFKNFELELEWKVAKGANSGIFFLAKEIEGQPIYISSPECQVLDNENHPDAKMGVDGNRKSTSLYDMIPAKPQNGKPYGEWNKVKIVVNKGKVEQWQNDVKVVEYTLWDQSWIDLLQKSKFSEANWPLAYELLKNVGGKTKSGVIGFQDHGDDVWFKNITVKKL from the coding sequence ATGAAATTAAGAACAATCGTTTTAGCAGCCACTATGCTCGCAAGTACTGCTGGAGTTACAGTTGCTGTTGCACAAGAGAAAAAAGAAGTTCCAACGTATAAGGTTTTGGATCTACCAAAGGTAGATTTAAAGGGTTTTAAGAAAAATAAACAAGGTGCTTATGTCATTTTTGATGGCACATCTATGGAAGGATGGCGCGGTTATAATAAATCAGTAATTCCTAAAAAATGGGTTATAGACGATGGCGCTATTCGATTTGATAGTAAGGTTAATGTTGGCGATAATGAAGGTGGAGATTTAATCTTTGCACATGATTTTAAAAATTTTGAATTGGAATTAGAATGGAAAGTAGCTAAGGGTGCTAATTCGGGAATTTTCTTTTTAGCAAAGGAAATTGAAGGACAACCTATCTATATTTCTAGCCCGGAATGTCAAGTATTGGATAATGAAAATCATCCTGATGCGAAGATGGGTGTTGATGGTAATCGTAAATCTACATCGTTGTATGATATGATTCCGGCAAAACCTCAAAATGGAAAACCTTATGGTGAATGGAATAAGGTTAAAATTGTCGTGAATAAGGGTAAAGTGGAACAATGGCAAAATGATGTAAAAGTCGTAGAATATACACTTTGGGATCAATCATGGATTGATTTGCTTCAAAAGAGTAAATTCAGTGAAGCGAATTGGCCATTAGCATATGAGTTGTTGAAGAATGTTGGTGGTAAAACGAAGTCGGGTGTAATTGGTTTCCAAGATCATGGCGATGATGTTTGGTTTAAAAATATCACAGTGAAAAAATTGTAA
- a CDS encoding ATP-dependent Clp protease adaptor ClpS, whose product MSTETAQETYSLSEILASVKDSNRLILWNDDINTFDHVIFCMMHHLQYSEPQSERIAFKVHNEGKCAVLEGSMTEMEIYRKILKAEGLTVSVE is encoded by the coding sequence ATGAGTACAGAAACTGCACAAGAAACCTATTCTTTATCCGAAATCTTAGCTTCAGTAAAAGATTCCAATCGATTGATTTTGTGGAATGATGATATCAATACTTTTGATCATGTTATTTTTTGTATGATGCATCATCTTCAGTATTCAGAGCCTCAGTCGGAAAGAATTGCATTTAAAGTTCATAATGAAGGTAAATGTGCCGTTTTGGAGGGGTCTATGACAGAGATGGAAATCTATAGAAAAATATTGAAAGCAGAAGGTCTAACTGTTTCTGTAGAATAA